One genomic window of Ovis aries strain OAR_USU_Benz2616 breed Rambouillet unplaced genomic scaffold, ARS-UI_Ramb_v3.0 scaffold_231, whole genome shotgun sequence includes the following:
- the LOC114116890 gene encoding diazepam-binding inhibitor-like 5, whose product MCQVEFEMACAAIKQLKGPVSDQEKLLVYSYYKQATQGDCNIPAPPATDLKAKAKWEAWNENKGMSKMDAMRIYIAKVEELKKNEAG is encoded by the coding sequence ATGTGCCAAGTGGAGTTTGAGATGGCCTGCGCTGCCATCAAGCAATTGAAGGGGCCGGTGAGCGATCAGGAGAAATTGTTGGTGTACAGCTATTACAAACAGGCCACCCAGGGCGACTGCAACATCCCGGCCCCACCTGCCACCGACCTGAAAGCCAAGGCCAAGTGGGAGGCATGGAATGAAAATAAAGGGATGTCCAAGATGGATGCCATGAGGATCTACATTGCCAAAgtggaagaactaaagaaaaatgaagctggttAG